From the Pseudomonas monsensis genome, the window AGTCGCTGCAGGTCTTCAATATTCCCGGATCGGTTCCCTCTCCCAGCGGGAGAGGGCTAGGGTGAGGGGCAAAGTGCAGGCAACAAAAAAGCCCGCAGACATTCGCGTGTCTGCGGGCTTTCGTACCTCTGGCCTAAGGCTTACGCCCGACGTTCATGCATCCGCGCCAGTTGTCGCTCGAGCATCGACGGATAAGGCTCCATCAAGCGCTCCACGCAGCAAGCGCCTTCAGGGCTGGCAATCGGGCGGATCCGCGCACGCTGGCGGATCAGTGTATCGTCACTGATCTTGCGCTCGACCAGCAGCAGATTGCGGCTGTGTTGCGACAAGGCCAAGGCATCCTGTGCCGAGTCGGTCAGCAGCAGGTCGATCTGGCTCAGACCGAACAACTCGTCACCCAGGGTCAGACCCAGCTGCAATTGCAGGGTGATGCCGCTGTCGGCGACTTCGATCTGCAACTGATGGCCCAGCGCCCGCAGCAGCTCGCCGCAGCAGATCGCGTTGGTCAGGTAATCGTCGCCGCTGTCTTCGCTGTGGAACAGCATCAGCGTGCTGCCGTCGTTGAGGGTTTCGATTTCACCCTGATACAACGAGGCGGCCTGGTCGAGGCAGTCGCGATAACGCTCCAGCAGCTCTTCCAGGCGCGCGCGTGGCAGGCGGCGCAGTTGTTCTTGCGAGCCGAGTTGCACGGCCAGTACGGCGCTGTGCTGTGGCACGTTGGGTGTGGCCTTGCGCGCAGCCGGTTGCGGGGCGGCATCCAGCGACTCGTCGCGCAGATCGGCAAAGGCGTCGTCGTCATCATCGTCTTCAACGGTGCTGACCACGTGGCGCGGCGCCGGCTTCTGTGCGGCCAGCGGACGGGTTTCGTCGAAGCTCGGATCGCGCAGGTTGCGCACTTCGAATTCGGGTTCGTCCTCTTCTTCGAACTCGGGTTCCGGCTCGGGTTTCGGCGCCGGCTCCGGAGCAAAGTTGGCGTGCAGTTGACGGGCCAGATCACCGATTTCGTCCTGGCGCTCGGTGCCCGGCGTGAATTCGTCGATATGGCGCAACCATACGCGCAATTGCAGCAGCGGCGTGGACAGGTAGCGGCCCATGCGCAGGCTCAAGGCCAGCGACAGCGCCAGCAAAATCGCACTGAGAATGCCCATGCTCTGCAGGCTGATGGTCATCGGCTGCTGGAACTGATCCATGTCCAGGCTGATGCGCAGTTGCCCGGCGGTCACGTCCTGGAAGGTGATCTTGCTCTCGTACATGCCTTCGGCTTCGCCCAACAGGCTGTGCTTGGGGCGCTGACCGGATTCGGCGAGGATGCGGTTGTCCACGCTATAGATGGCCGCGTGCGCCACCAGTTTGTTCTTGGTCAGGTTGTTGAGCAGCACATTGAGGCTGAGGATGTCGTTGGACACCAACAGCTCCGTGGCGGAGGTGGCGGTCTGCGTGGTCAGGCTTTCGCCCAGTGCATCGGCCTGCTCGTGCATGGCCTGCTTGAACTGCAAGCCCATCACCCCGGCATAGATCACCAGGGCCAGAGCGACCAGGATCACGTTATGGCTGGCAATGCGCAATGCAATCGGTACACGGCGGTGGCGCAGTGCACGGAAGATCAGCAGGAAGAAGTTATCGGTTTTAACTGGCGTGGGCCGGTTCACTGAGCTCGGCTCTTTTGTCCGTGAAGTTGACGCGCAGTATAGCGACAGGCCCTAGACCGGCAAAGCGCTCGCGGTGCCCGATGGTCACTGAAAGTGGGTAGAATGCGGTTTTTTTCCAGTTGCGGGGGTGCGCGTTGCGCGAAATCGTCCTGATTAACATCACGGGAGTCGACCGTCCGGGTCTGACTGCGGCCATTACCGGCGTTCTGGCACAAGGTGGTGTGAACATTCTCGACATCGGTCAGGCGGTGATCCACGACACCCTGTCGTTCGGCATCCTGGTTGAAATTCCCGATTCCGAGCAAGGCAAGGCCGTGCTCAAGGACATCCTGTTCAAGGGCTACGAGCTCGACCAGCAGGTGCGCTTCACCCCGGTGTCCGAAGAGGATTACCAGCAGTGGGTGGGCAATCAGGGCAAGAAACGCCACATCGTTACCCTGTTGACCCGCAAAGTCACCGCCGGCCAATTGCAGGCGGTCAGCTCGATCACCGCCAAATATGGCCTGAACATCGACCATATCGACCGTCTGTCGGGTCGCATGCCGCTGGATACGCCGGCGGACAAGGGCAAGGGCTGCATCGAGTTCTCCGTGCGTGGCGAGGCGGCGGATCCGCAGGCCCTGCGCGCCGAATTCCTCAGCGTCGCGCAGGCGCTGAACGTCGACATCGCCTTTCAGGAAGATTCGTTGTTCCGCCGCAACCGGCGCCTGGCGGTGTTTGACATGGACTCCACGCTGATCGAAGCCGAAGTCATCGACGAACTGGCCAAGGCGGCCGGTGTCGGCGAGCAAGTGTCGGCCATCACCGAGCGCGCGATGGCCGGCGAGCTGGATTTTCGTGCCAGCTTCAAGGAGCGCCTGGCGCTGCTCAAAGGGCTGGATGTCAGCGTGCTGGATTCGATCGGCGCTTCGTTGCGCCTGACCGAAGGCGCCGAAACCCTGTTCGCCGAACTCAAGCGTCTGGGGTACAAGACGGCGATCCTGTCCGGCGGCTTCACCTACTTCGCCAAGCAGTTGCAGGCCAAGCTCGGCATTGACTACGTGTTCGCCAACGAACTGGAAGTGGTCGACGGCAAGTGCACCGGCGTGGCGATCGAGCCGATTGTCGACGCCCAGCGCAAGGCCGATCTGCTGAAGGAACTGGCGCACAAGGAAGGTTTGCGTCTGGAGCAGACCATCGCAGTTGGCGATGGCGCGAATGACCTGCCGATGCTGGCGATTGCCGGGCTGGGCGTGGCGTTCCGGGCCAAGCCGCTGGTCAAGCAGTCGGCCAAGCAGGCGATCTCGACACTGGGGCTGGATGGTGTGCTGTATCTGCTCGGCTTCCGCGACCGCGACGGCCAGCTTTAAGCTTGAAGCAGGTCTCTGTGGCGAGGGCGCACGCGCCCTCGCCACGGTTTCTTTAAGGCTTCAAAGCGACTTCCACAAAGAGTCGAAATCCTCCTCGCTCCCGCCATTCTGCGCGGCCTCGAGCGAGCGATAGGCAAACTGATTGAAGCTGTGCGTACTCGCCAGCCGCCGATCCAGTCCGGCGCGGTGCTCTTCGCCCTGAGTGTTGATGAGTACTTTATTGCCTTCCTGAAACGGCAGGCGCGGTGCCAGCAAGGTGGCCGGCAAGTCGATTGCGCTGATCTCCGGCAGCAGTAACCCGCGCAAGTAATGGCTGTGATCGTCCCGCGAGCGCACCAGTTGCAAACCGCATGGCTGCGCATGCGGAGCCACCAGTTCAATGCCCATCTGCGTCCCGCTACCCCGTACCTGACGAATCCAGCGAATCACGGCAATGCTCCAGCCCTGGCTCGTGCTGTCCTGAATCCCGAGCATTTCTCCAGCCTGCAGCTCGGCAGGCACCTCATCGGGCCAGGCCAGGCAGTAGCCGCCGGGGCTATGGTTGATCACCGGCAACGTGTAGGTCGGGTAATGCGGTGTGCTGTCGGTGGTGCTTTCGTCCTCGGGCAGATGGTCGTACTGGATTTCTTCATAAGGCAGAAACTGCTCGTTGCCCAGCGGCGCGGCGTCGAACGCCTGACTCCAGCTGTCTTTTTCACCCTTGGCCACGGCACTGCTGAAATTGGCTGCGCGAGCGCCGGGATGTTTGAGCAATTCGCTGAATGTGCGTTCGCCACCGAGGTAGAAATGCAGGGCGCTCATGCCGACGCACACGGTCAGGTTGCCCTGGCCAACGCTGCGCTGAAAACTGCGCTCGGCGGCCTGTCCCCACGTGGCATGCAAGTGTTGCAGGGTGTCCTGACTCATGCCGTTGGGCACTTGCAACGGCGGCGATGTGTCCTGCCGCAGCAGGTGCGCCTCGACGGCATTCACCAGCGGCTGCGGATCGAAGCCGAGCAGTCCGGCCTGTTGTTCGCGGCGAAACATGCTGCGATAACGCGGCCCGACATCGAGTTCTGCGCTGATCGCAAACAGGCCATCGTCCGGACGCCCGGGATTCAGTTTGAGCAACGCGCTCCACGGCTCCAGCACCTCGGCCAGGCGGGCGATCTGGTTCTGCCGCAACTGATTGCAACGCGCACTGCCCAGCAACAACGCGG encodes:
- a CDS encoding molecular chaperone, which translates into the protein MSQTIAPPPLRAPAPTQSHLSFCEASPRDFKRWIAGLPKANIGETARQLYQGLGELNQLLTPSDNRLQLLELLRPEVYFVCQHLERQFLHQAIMLDERSRKISNLCQALQSHLAIGYKQIVLRITPKYSKDRATLLSTALQRAAHALKGQLVRATQLYSPAPEQLWFELHQLYRSACELQLQHKRVHDDLASLTPELSLEQNYIAALLLGSARCNQLRQNQIARLAEVLEPWSALLKLNPGRPDDGLFAISAELDVGPRYRSMFRREQQAGLLGFDPQPLVNAVEAHLLRQDTSPPLQVPNGMSQDTLQHLHATWGQAAERSFQRSVGQGNLTVCVGMSALHFYLGGERTFSELLKHPGARAANFSSAVAKGEKDSWSQAFDAAPLGNEQFLPYEEIQYDHLPEDESTTDSTPHYPTYTLPVINHSPGGYCLAWPDEVPAELQAGEMLGIQDSTSQGWSIAVIRWIRQVRGSGTQMGIELVAPHAQPCGLQLVRSRDDHSHYLRGLLLPEISAIDLPATLLAPRLPFQEGNKVLINTQGEEHRAGLDRRLASTHSFNQFAYRSLEAAQNGGSEEDFDSLWKSL
- a CDS encoding AhpA/YtjB family protein, translated to MNRPTPVKTDNFFLLIFRALRHRRVPIALRIASHNVILVALALVIYAGVMGLQFKQAMHEQADALGESLTTQTATSATELLVSNDILSLNVLLNNLTKNKLVAHAAIYSVDNRILAESGQRPKHSLLGEAEGMYESKITFQDVTAGQLRISLDMDQFQQPMTISLQSMGILSAILLALSLALSLRMGRYLSTPLLQLRVWLRHIDEFTPGTERQDEIGDLARQLHANFAPEPAPKPEPEPEFEEEDEPEFEVRNLRDPSFDETRPLAAQKPAPRHVVSTVEDDDDDDAFADLRDESLDAAPQPAARKATPNVPQHSAVLAVQLGSQEQLRRLPRARLEELLERYRDCLDQAASLYQGEIETLNDGSTLMLFHSEDSGDDYLTNAICCGELLRALGHQLQIEVADSGITLQLQLGLTLGDELFGLSQIDLLLTDSAQDALALSQHSRNLLLVERKISDDTLIRQRARIRPIASPEGACCVERLMEPYPSMLERQLARMHERRA
- the serB gene encoding phosphoserine phosphatase SerB, which produces MREIVLINITGVDRPGLTAAITGVLAQGGVNILDIGQAVIHDTLSFGILVEIPDSEQGKAVLKDILFKGYELDQQVRFTPVSEEDYQQWVGNQGKKRHIVTLLTRKVTAGQLQAVSSITAKYGLNIDHIDRLSGRMPLDTPADKGKGCIEFSVRGEAADPQALRAEFLSVAQALNVDIAFQEDSLFRRNRRLAVFDMDSTLIEAEVIDELAKAAGVGEQVSAITERAMAGELDFRASFKERLALLKGLDVSVLDSIGASLRLTEGAETLFAELKRLGYKTAILSGGFTYFAKQLQAKLGIDYVFANELEVVDGKCTGVAIEPIVDAQRKADLLKELAHKEGLRLEQTIAVGDGANDLPMLAIAGLGVAFRAKPLVKQSAKQAISTLGLDGVLYLLGFRDRDGQL